Within the Serratia sp. UGAL515B_01 genome, the region TTACGGGCATTTCTCACCGGCGTTGATGAAGTTTGTTAAACGCCATGCTGTGCAACTTAATCAAATGCCAAGTGCGTTCTTTGCCGTTAATTTAACTGCGCGTAAGCCAGAGAAACGTTCTCCACAAACCAATGCCTACACTCGTAAGTTCTTGCTGTCATCGCCTTGGCAACCAAAACAGTGCGCCGTGTTTGCTGGCGCATTGCGTTACCCACGTTACCGATGGTTTGACCGTGTGATGATCCGTTTCATTATGAAGATGACAGGCGGAGAAACTGATACCAGTAAAGAGGTGGAATATACAGATTGGCAACAAGTGGACTACTTCGCCCAGGAATTGAGCCGACTCCAGTACGAAAAGTGACAAAAACGCCGCGTTGTGCAGCGTTTTGCTGAAAAAAACCGCGTTTGAAACATTTTTTTAAATTA harbors:
- the hemG gene encoding menaquinone-dependent protoporphyrinogen IX dehydrogenase, which gives rise to MKALILYSSRDGQTRAIASYIANKLQNTQNCDVFDLQQIEAIELEQYQKVLIGASVRYGHFSPALMKFVKRHAVQLNQMPSAFFAVNLTARKPEKRSPQTNAYTRKFLLSSPWQPKQCAVFAGALRYPRYRWFDRVMIRFIMKMTGGETDTSKEVEYTDWQQVDYFAQELSRLQYEK